The Cryptococcus gattii WM276 chromosome D, complete sequence region TGGGGTGAATCTGCCAGGGCAATAGGTTAAAATAGCCCACATTGAAGAAGCAAAAACTTACAGCATGGCCCATGTCAGCCGAGATCAAAAAGCTGTTCGCGAGCATAGTGTAGTAGCCCATGTCCTTGTAGTCCTTCAATTGTACTATGCGCTCTACAAACGCGGGAAGCAAATTGGATTCGGCGCCATGGTGGGAGACAGAGCCAACCTCTTCATTATCGAATAGAATGACACAACGAATGTTGGATTCGTCTTCAGCGTTGGATGCCTTAACCGCCTCGCAAAGAGCCTCAATGGTGCAGAAACTCCAGGGCAGATTAGACAGAGAATCAATGCACAGCAAATTGATACGTACGACGTCATAAGGTTATCGATGCGAGGGCTGTAGACGAACTCGTTCGAAAGACCACCAACAGTGGATGGTTGCGTGTCAAATAGAGAGCTTAACTGCAGTTAGGGAAATGTATTGACTACAGAAGACGACAGAAAAGGAACGTACAGTTCAAAGTCTTGGATATCAGCAATATCACATCCAAGCTCTTCAGCCAGTACAGCCAAGAGCTTGGGATGGTGTTTATCCTCCATGTTCACCACATCGAACAAGTCGTCCGATTTCTCAGTTTCACGAGAATCATCTTTGGCGAGAGGTCGATGGGGTGTTCCGGAGTGCGATCTCTTCATACCCAGTGCAGCATCCGTCGCATTCAACGCATCCTCGACCAAACCCAAAATCGGCTGGAATTCTGTCTCCTTGTTGAATGTGAAACTGTCATTTGCTGTCCTATCAAGGTGGATAGCAAGGGTAGGTATTCTCAAGATTGGGCGGTCAATCTTAATAAGTTTGGAAACAAATTTGGGATCGTCAGAATGTAGGGCTTCACGATTGGCAACGATCACTCGACCGGCGAGGGAAAGGTCGCGGTCAAACCAGGAATGCCAGATGCCACCACCGTATAGTTCGACGCCAACCTGGAGGTAATTTGATTTTGTCTTTTTGCTCACCGGTCTAACCTTGAGACAAGGTGAGTCAAGATGGCCAACGGCAAAAGAAATGGCTGTCTCGGGCAAGGGCTTTGCGGGAAGGGTGAATGCCACAAGAGATGACTGGTTACGAGTGTAGTAGTATTTTCCACCAGGCTCGAGAGAACAAGAACTTCTTTCCGAGATTGGAACAAATCCCGAGGTGAAGAGACGGGTCGTGAGATGGGCTACAGCATGGAAAGGGGTGGGGGCATGGATGACAAAGTCGCAGAAGCTAGGGCGGGCAGAATGAGCCACGTGAGGGACTTTCGAAGAGAAATTGCACTTACTTTACTGCATCCTTTGGGGGAGCGAGGATCGAGGCCTTCATTGGATGTCGTGGCAGCGGACGGTGTTGTAGATGACAGGGATAAAACAACAGATCGTTCCGTCGTTTAGCGAGCCATGAAGGGCTCTCTCCTTCGTTTTCCGTCATGCGTTCCGTCACTGGAGTGGAGGCGAGGCCCGAGTCACGTGGCGACACTCGTCGGGGTTCTCCGACAGAATCGCATTTATCGGCGTTAACGCCAATAGCCTATCACCGACCGCAGTCATCCCTTCAAAAGCTTTGCCACGCTTAATAATGCCGGCAAGGCCGGGGGATTTGCCGACAGGGAAGTTGGACGCGGGGTCTCGCTGGTTGCGAGTGAGAGAGATTCTTAGTGAATTCTCAATCTCTATCACTAACCTTTTCACAGGAATCATTCATCATGGTGAGTACGCATACGCCATAACCCAACGCATACAGCTCACAGTTCTCCCCCCAATTAATCTATCTTCACCTTCCACGTTATTTTCCCTCAACTCACAATCGGTGCGCATCAATAGGGTCGAGTCAGGACAAAGACCGTCAAGCGATCTTCTCGAATCCTCATCGAGCGATACTACCCCCGTCTCACCCTCGACTTCCAGTGAGTATACCGCCTTTTGGACATTGCTTGGATCAAAGTGAGAGCGCGACGTGGGATTCAAGAGGAGACGGGAGAAAATTTCGGAGAGAAGGCATAAGGACATGTGCAGTGCACAGAagcaaggaaaagaaagaaggaagcaTTGGCCGCACAGGCTCTTGCTACACCCCAGCAGGACCCATTTTATTGGCGTCTGGTGTGAAGTGGTATGGAGGGGCTTGGAAACAACGAAATCAGAGTGGATAAATACATGTGACTGACCGATTCTGCAGCTCCAACAAGCGAATCCTTGATGAGGTCGCCACTGTTCCCTCTAAGAGGTTGAGGAACAAGATCGCTGGTTGTGAGTATATGCAACCTGAAAAATACGTTTGCAAACACTGACCATATGACAGTCACCACCCACTTGATGAAGCGAATCCAGAAGGGTCCTGTCCGAGGTATCTCTTTCAGGTtgcaggaggaggagagggagcgAAAGGACCAGTGCGTTTTATTTCTCTTGTCATTTAAGCCCATTTGCTGATATGTCCCCAGGTACGTCCCCGAGGTCTCTGCCCTTGCCGCTTCCGAGGAGTCTCCCCTCGAGGTCGACGCCGAGACCAAGGACCTCCTCAAGTCTTTGGGTATGGACGACCTTTCCGTCAACGTCATCAACGTCACCGCCAACGCTCCCCGAGAGAGGAAGTCTCGATTCGTCCCTGGTGCGGGCCGTGCTTAGagggaggatgatgatggggTTTTGTACCTTTGAGATGAGACTACTTTGAGCTATGCGTCTTCTGTTGGGTTTGATTTGGCTTGTGGGAATCGATATTTGTTCTGAAAAAATCGGGAAGGCTTCTTCTGATCATGACCTTTGCCTCCGATTGTTGCAGTCCGGCTAAAGTGCGAAACGCAAGAGATTAAAAAGACGTTTGAATTAGTCATTATACATGTTGCAAAGTACAAAACATTCCTCTCGTCTTCTATGATGTTGTTAAACTGTACAAGTACACATTGGCGGCTTATAATAAGGCAGTGCCGCAGCGGTAATCGACGTTCACGGTTGTCGCCgtatcatcatcattatcCTTGAAAATCTACTCCCAAGCCTTCTTCGCTCTCTGTCTCTTGGCCTGTTCATTGATGTTAATGCTTCATCCGCAAAATTAGACACAAAGCTCACCTTTCTGTCTTCTCTTTCCCGAACTTTGACTTCTAGTTTGCCGCTCAACTCAGCTGCCTTTTCCCTGCCTTTCTCCAGCTTGgccctcttcttcttagATATCTGTCCCTTATGAGATTTGTTCTTTTGTGATGTCTGAATGGATCCGGACGGAGTGATCATGGTGGCTGGCAATCGCGGGTTTTTGGCCAGTTTAGAAGGTTGTACGGGCTGAGAAGTATGGGATGTGGAAGGCAAGGCCGACGTTGCTGTTGCTTGTTGCTGGGCTATGTGGTGCAAGTGAGGAAAGGGTTCGTGGAAGAGACGCTCAATTGCTTACCTGACATAGTTGCTATTGTATCGTTATTGTAGGCCACAGTGCGTTAAATACAGAAGATACAACATCTACACGACCTCTTTGTGCAATACCGTCGTTCGCTGGTGTCATACATGCAATAATTTTATTTCATGTT contains the following coding sequences:
- a CDS encoding Aspartyl aminopeptidase, putative (Similar to TIGR gene model, INSD accession AAW43153.1), translating into MKASILAPPKDAVNFCDFVIHAPTPFHAVAHLTTRLFTSGFVPISERSSCSLEPGGKYYYTRNQSSLVAFTLPAKPLPETAISFAVGHLDSPCLKVRPVSKKTKSNYLQVGVELYGGGIWHSWFDRDLSLAGRVIVANREALHSDDPKFVSKLIKIDRPILRIPTLAIHLDRTANDSFTFNKETEFQPILGLVEDALNATDAALGMKRSHSGTPHRPLAKDDSRETEKSDDLFDVVNMEDKHHPKLLAVLAEELGCDIADIQDFELSLFDTQPSTVGGLSNEFVYSPRIDNLMTSFCTIEALCEAVKASNAEDESNIRCVILFDNEEVGSVSHHGAESNLLPAFVERIVQLKDYKDMGYYTMLANSFLISADMGHAIHPNYESRYETNLAPKINGGIVIKTNANQRYTSNAQTTFLLRRVAKKAGVPVQEFEIRNDSSCGSTVGPHLSTHVRTVDIGLAQLSMHSIRETAGSHDVRHYIDFFKVFFHGFGEIDRELRIDWH
- a CDS encoding uncharacterized protein (Similar to TIGR gene model, INSD accession AAW43196.1), translating into MGRVRTKTVKRSSRILIERYYPRLTLDFHSNKRILDEVATVPSKRLRNKIAGFTTHLMKRIQKGPVRGISFRLQEEERERKDQYVPEVSALAASEESPLEVDAETKDLLKSLGMDDLSVNVINVTANAPRERKSRFVPGAGRA
- a CDS encoding Hypothetical protein (Similar to TIGR gene model, INSD accession AAW43359.1; CND02970) encodes the protein MITPSGSIQTSQKNKSHKGQISKKKRAKLEKGREKAAELSGKLEVKVREREDRKAKRQRAKKAWE